The nucleotide window atgtcaagatatttttaacttGTAGTATATTATCTTATCATAATAACATCTACACAATATATACATTTAGTATCATACACGCATATTATGTACAAAAAGACAGTACTTCCAAAGTCAATATAATGGCATCTCTTAATAGATAAAACAACTAGCAGtgttctttcgtttcattttcaataattaatcctATAAACAATGTCTATGACCTGATTACTCTGAATCAAATGGTGCCATGCAATATAAATACACAAGTTACTGATAAACCAGGCAGTGGTACTTCTATGTTTTAAAATGCTTGGTACAATCCGCATCGCCTTAACAAATCctttaaatacttgaaaaaacTATTACTAAGTTTTATGAAAAACtttgtatttacaaaattctctTTACACTGTACATAGCAAATTTAATAAAGAACATAATCCATTTTCTTGTTATcggtatgaaaaattaaatgaaataatacttCACGTATTTCCAATgctaatttacaataaaatttgcaaaattcAACTTTTCTTTTAGAACTCTACCTCTACCTCTGCATCGTAGTTTTGATATACTATTTAAATGCATACAAATGTTTTTTAATGCCTTAATTTGTGCACACATATACATATTAGCTACTTTTCCTCTATCAACAAATTAATGCTTATTCacaatttcgttttatatagtgatttAGTTAAGTGCAAATTTTACTCTGATTAGCAAAGAATTTTCTTATTCCCGTATAAGGTACGttcaaaaataagaaattgaagtataataaattaaaaaactctATACGTAAATTGACATTAAAATGATTAAGTAGTAAAATCTTCCTTGACCCACGTATCTTTCATTTAGTATgtatatcataatataataaatcttcaaatttttcacatttttttttatacatatctaCTACACTGCGAATAGAATATTCTTATTCCCTAGTTTTAGAATGAAGGAGAAAGGACGTGAATGATTGGAATGGAATCGACAATGCTAAATGTATCATATGAATAGTGCAGATTAAGAGAAACAATGTTTCAATATAATACATCCCCTTAATCaatataagtttataataaCATACAAATTAGATTTATAAAATGGTTTCATGTATTAAATACCTAACTGTACTATGCATTTTCACAGATACATGTACAATTctgtaataaataacattccaCCGAAGAAGAGAAGCTACGAATATAATCACGAGcgttataacatttctatagATGGGACGTAATTCAAAATTGTAATCAAATTATAATCCATCATATGGTTTATCCTATGTACAATTAAAACGTTATAGACAATTTCATCAACCTGGAACGAACGTTTGATTTtaattcaaaatcatttcgaatgctGATATGATCTGCACTATTCCTTTGATAAGCGTCAGTGACTTTTAAAAGTCTATGGAATCTATCTGGTTAAAAGGTATAAATTCAATCATTATACTGCCCCCATTTTTATAAGACCTGCTTGACTTCCTCTACCCACACTGGCGTCTTCCAACGAATCTAAGTCTAAAGCGGACTCTATCATGGTCGTGTCTTGTAATAATCTAAGTTTAGATGCAGACAAGGGTGTTGTTACAGTTACCGATGGTATAGAGGACGTGTCCAACGTGGAAGTAACCACAACACTCTGTCGGGAAGGCAGCGGGGCGATCTCATCAATATCAATTGGGGCAATATTAAGCGATGCTAGTGGTACTTCATTGGTAACAAGTTGGCTCACGCTGTTAGTGGTACTacctaaaaagaaattaaactttcaatGTTTATTCTGTGATTCTGATTGCCTTTGGTGTACATTGTACATAGATTCTGCTTAAAATATGCAGAAATAATAACTTCAATAATCAACGTCCACTGACAAGCCGTTATAAATGCTCTTTAGCGACAGAaactattattgtattatacaacTCATTGCAAAAGTGCAGTATTCGCAGTGTATCCTTTTCTATGTGAATAATACACTAAAACtaacttataaaattaaaatgtccCAGTCATTGATGTCATATTAACGTGACTCCTATTTGTACAGGTGTatgagtaaaatataaaaatgtaactgaaataaatatagTTGTACAGTGTCCGATACTATAGCAATATAATCctcaataaattacaatattcctCTGTAACTTCGCGTTTTGGTGACCCTCTTAGCATCCCATTTTTATTCTTACCATATCATGGAAAACAACGATGAGTGTCAGCGTATGAGAGCAAACATGAAATAGCTCTCATTGCCCTCAATAGTCCTACCGCATTTCCCATGTTTTGCGAAGTTGCGGGGGAATACTGTGTACACGACATTGAGTGCACACACATTTGTGTGTAGGTGGATATGTATGTTTATATGCAAGGATTTCGAAATCCCAGTGACCACAGTGAATACccatataattacaaattgtttCAATTAGTCACAATCCATAAACCCTTGAACTTGACATCACGTATTAAAATTAGTTTCATAAAAAAGTGTGGAAAATACATGTCAAATTTAATGtgtttattaaaaactattaataaatatcagttCATTCTTATTAAGCGTACACACAATGACGGACAGttggaataaaaaaaatcaacttACCAAACAGTATGCTCTGAGCCCTCGATAACAGGACGTAATTTTAAACAACAAAGAAATACAATTTATTGAATCATGTAGAAATGGAGGAAAATAAAGAACTTAAATTTATCCTATACACTCaagaatatatacatatatatatatatatatgtgtatatgtatatatatatatatgtacatactacattattcaatatgtatacatatatgtatacagtTAGACCTATATCCTTTATAACATCAATGCTTATAGCATAAAAGCTTTTGCAACTGAATATGCTTAAAAGAcaatttatcaattaatttaagtacaatataaaaagtaaataattatattcatatctttttaataaatacgtCACTAAAAggcattaaaaattgtaatgagaGTAATTAATATATCAGTCCTCTGGTCAGTCAACAAGAATATGTATcaatttctccttttttttttcttttaaagaaaacaaaacatcTATGTGCATATCATCAAATCGaacaatcgaaaaataaataaatctctgTTCAACAACAATTAAATTCAACTTGACCATACTTTCTATTCATAAAAGTTTCTGAGTTATAATATGAAGTAACATGAacaattattatagtatttattaatgatatcaataatctttcatatagattttattttcatttttactaatatttatttacagattaaaatgtttatataactagactgcgaattttatgtatttctatactatataattgcaacaaacaatataaaaacaatttgaaatttcgcgaaatttttattttaaacctAACGGTTTACttaataatgaagaaaatatatttcttatttgattCTCACTTTTGTAGATTAAtccatgaaaatataaatttgaataaaatttcgcagtctaattataagtcttttttcataataaatggACGAAATTAGAACCTATATTATTTTGATTCTAACACGCTGAACAAATTATATCTCAATAAGTGATGCTATGGCCGTTTATTCAATTGCTTCCTAATAAATGGgatattattactttaaaaaatatgaatgttgTAGAGAATGTTAAATATCGTCGTTATCACTCATAGAACTCATGATAAATCTCCGATTTAAAAGACCCTCTTCGGTGCCATCACTCGGGCACAAAGTATTTTCCGCATAAGTAAAATTATTGGTCAACGGTCTTGCACCAAATCTGTTAACATCAAATCCTATCGCATTTTGAGCCATAATTGGCATCCCCCCAGCCCCTAATATACGCGACATTACTACAGTTGGTAAAAGATTCTTTGATATCGGATATTTTAAACCATGAACGGTGCACCTCAAATTGTTGTACTTAAGAACATGCTGAGACTGAGGAATTCGTGATAGATCTTCCGAATAACATTGCGGAAATTTTTGCAAGTCGGGATAGCCTAACCTATCATCAATGTTATAACGTGTTGGATCCTCAGGATATCTTTGAGGATATTTCTGAAGATCAATGGTAAACTTTTGGTCGTTAATACACTGatcatacattaaattattatccgAACATCTATGATATTCTTCCCTACATCTGTGAGGATACTTCTGTAAGTTTTCCTCACATCTGCACGGATATATCTGAAATTCGGGATTTCCCCTATCTGTCTcgtattttatatgtttcacaGAATCTTGGAAACAATGCTGTAGAGGATACGCAGTAGCATAAGTATCATTAATGTACTGGTGTGAATACTCTGGTAGTTCCTCGGGGTAACAAGCGGTATGCCTTAGGAGACTTAACTCACCGTTTATCGATTCTATTTGCGGTGAATGTTGACCAGTGACAAGGTTGTTCATGGAACCTGTGAGTTCAGTACTGGGATTTGTCTGAACAGTTGTACCATTGGtctataaataaagaataataaacagTACATGAGAAATTGGTAACATGGATGTttgatttgaattaaatttgagTAAGacactgaatatttaattacctGTGGTTGTACAATCTCCACAGTATTATATGTCTTGCTGTTAGTAATGACGCTATCATCGCTAACCCTTTCTTGTTCTGCTCGGTATTCAGGTGTTACAATACCTCTTCGATCTATAAATGTTGATATTTCCAATGCAGATAGTAGTCAttggaaaatacataaaatactaaGTAATCTCAAGTATTACCTATTAAACTAGGTGGCGCAGGCCCACACAATACATAAAAACAATTTCCACAAATATTTCCTTGACTATAAGGATTAGAACTTCCTTGTCCTACTTTAATGGAAAATGATCCTTTGATCTATAATAAAAGTGAATTCACGTTAATATCTTTCAAAGATTTGAATTAAATCTCTGTGTAAAATGCTTACATCTTCATTGGTTGTTTGATTGCTGGTAGTTAAGTGTGTATGAAAACCAGCGAGGCCCAAAATACTCCAAACAGAGAAAAAGCAAATGACTCCTACTACAACACTTCCGGGAGATAGCCTAACAGCTTCTAAAAATGGCCTCCCATCTCTTGTCACTATAATGAATTAAATCTGGAATTAGAACTTCTCCTAttcgttttgaatttttttcaattaatttacttacGCATTATTAAATGTGTAATAGCACAAGCTAGTATAAAAACGCAAAGAAATGCCAAGGAGACAATAAAAGCATAGAAGTATCTATAATTTCTTCTGCCCACACAGTTACCAACCCATGGACAATGATGATCGAATCTCTCTAAGGAAGATAATCATGCAATTGTTTGTTCCAGTCTCACGTAAAAGTAATTTTCATAATGAACAATTTTCATAACTGATTGATATACATACCTACACAATTATCGCACAAACTACAATGCGAAGCTCTTGGTGGTCTGAATATTTTGCaagtgaaacaatatttcaattttactggCTGTCCTTTGACTAATACCTCTTTTGTTCTAGGCGGAGGTCTATGTATTTTGGAGTTACCATTGTTTGGTACCTCTTTATCCAACATGGAAGAAAATAtggtcatttaaattttgatattataattaataaatattataaattgaatttctaatattataaatggTCTCTTGTATACCAATTTGTTTTTCAATGTAGGCAGCTTCATCAGTAGTTGCTCTTGGAATAACTCCAGGATCACTAAAACTTGTTCTTAATAAAGCAgacattacaaaaataaataataaacctCCAACAACTGGTATAGCCGGTGTTATGTGAACCGCTAAGAAGGGACAactagaaatgaaaagaatatcaTTACAATCGAATCAACCGtaacatttaaaactattacTTAAGCCAAAATGATTTTACTCAAATACAAAGAATAAACCACTAGTTCCAGCAATGAGACACACAGTCACGTAAAAGACCCCGGTTTGGGGTGCCATCATCACCCTGCCATCACAACAAAATCGGTTTCTGCCCGGGAAAAGTTCCCACTTCCGGGTAACGTGTGGcattttgtagaaataaactGACTTATATATTGTCTATATATACAAGTACGTAATGCCCAGCTTCTAAAGAATTATCAATTAGGGCCATATAATGTTCGTTTAGTATCACCACGTGAGAACTTAAACAACCATATTTCATCTTGGCCTATCAGAGTTTTCATTGAACTGTAACATGttccaaaaataacaaaactaacttttcgtatttattcatttacatcAACATAGTGATGTGATTTGAAAGTGTGTAAATCTTGGATACCCAAGACTTTTCGCATGCAAGCGTATTCGTGTGGCAATAAAAATGTtagtaatgaataaaaatcaattacggTATTACCATGTATAAATTGCCTATAGCATGTTGGTATAGTGCTTGGAAAGAATTTGTGCCCCTTGTCAACTTAACCTAATTGCTTCGTTCGTTGGTGAGGTGAAGACATTCATATTTCACAGGAATCCACATTTTAACGAGATCAAAGAGGACTATTTGTTTTCTTCCGCATTCTATAAACAGACATGAACTCACATTCGAGACAGCACAGTCACTGTCTCGCGGAGGCCACCGACTTCAAGAACACTCACTCACTGCAGGGTCATAGCCGAAGAAAATTAGGGGCGAAAATTTATCTGTAAACTAGGTCACCCCGATGTGACACACAAATCACACTTGTGCGCTACCGATATAACCTTTATAGTCGCGATGCACATTACGCTTTAGGAAGCCGTTGCATCGTTTCACTGGATCGACCTCAGTTCGATGACAATAACGTATATATTTACGGGAAAGGATTATTGCCCGTGGTGTTTGCCCGAGATTATCTGTGGTTCCCTCTGACGGGATATGTAGAAGCGCCACGTGATCTCGTTGCCACGTGACCTAAaaccaatttcaatttcatccgTGAACACTTTCCTTtgaaaaaatatctatttaCTCAGTCAATCCAAACAAACGATTACTTTTAAACTACATATAAAGTTACACTGAATCACCAAGAAACAAATGACTTTATATAACAAACTGTATCATATAAATTTTCAGAATTCCTCGTTTCTATGCTAAAGTATATCAGTTAGTCCTCCACTGTCAACTCCtaatactttaaatattaaatacattccaTTCAACTCGCATCGCTTTTCATCGCCAACAGTGTCAACCTCAAAATCGCCGTTTCCCTCGGTAAATTCGATAACGGAAAAAACGTTGTGATCCTTATTATGCAAGAACTACATTTCCGGCCTTTATACACCTTACGTAAAGTCGATAAAAATCGATGGAAGGTGTAAGGGAAATTATGAATCGTTCTTAAAGGAATAATTCATTCGAAGTACATAAGACGCGTACATAAGACGAACGAAGGAATATTAGTAATGATCGAAGTAATCCATTGCTCCTGCACGTAAGGGTCCGCGGTTTGCTGAGAGACATGGGATTGATTATTTAACGGTAGGAGGGTGTGCAACTTATCGCTCCCATTGCAAAATGGGTCGTCGACGCAATGCAGTACATCGTCACACGTACGTATGCACACATCGAACGAATTCTTGAAAATCGAAGAATCCCACTATGAACGCCATCTTCGGGTACGTCCGCGAACAGGGCAGTTGCGATCCTAAAATTTTACTGCACGTACAAACGAACCACGTAATGTTGCCTATACAGATCTATAGATCGGACCATCCGGGTTAACGAACCATTCGCCAAGGGGTTTTAAGCGAGTCTACTACGCGTTTCGTTCGATGCCACTCGTGTCACCGTGATATTTCACTTTAACGAACTATACACGAAAAATGGCATTTATCCGTACGAATCGTAACGCGATAGGTAAGAGTTTTAATTCCGTCGGTTTACACGTTCGCGCATCTTTTCCccaagagagagaaggagagaaagaaaaacgcgACGGAAGATGCGCAAACGGACTAAACTTCGATCGAGACGATACTCCATCCGTCGCGACTGGTCACCATAATTAAAAAAGCAAAGGTTACTCGAATTTCTCGAAATCAATATACATCGCCGGCGGCGACCAGACGGAGTGTCTCCCGCGCAGATGAACCGCGACGAAAAATAATCGTAACTGTATCCGTTTAATCCAAGATGGATCCCTAGGTCTTcgcgtcgattcgacggaaTATTGTCAACGCGATTTTCGTGagataagaaatagaaaaaaaaagaagtttattaatttaattattttcctcgGTTTTCTAATACCGTGGATTATTATAAAGGTCCGGGGGAAACGTGATTTTTattagcaatcgagatatcaacagGCACGCCTGGTATCAGACGCGGATAAAGCGAACGAGACATCGCGTCCGGCGTCGGTTGCGAAAAGGACAGTGAAGGGTTGCGTTCAGTTCCACGTCGAGCGCGGAGATTCGCGCGAtccaaaatatttatcatttcaaaGATAATCAAGTGCTATTAATGCGCTATGATATCAAATATCCACTTCCATTAGGACGTCTACCAGTTAACCCCTTAAACACCATCCACCGAATGCATTTCAGGTATACCATACCCGCAGGACGTGATTCGCACTCGAGCGTAGCTGATTGCATTAATTAGCAAAATATACATCAAGCGAAACAAGTCTAGCTGCCTAGATGCAAGGTaatatatattaacacgttgaatgctatgggggtcaccggtgaccaaccgGTTAACAACCGTTGATTTGAGAACATTTGTTTAATacaaatggtttaatattatatctaccATTTTGTGTATcgcgctctatgaaatcgtaaaAATTGTCCCAATTCATTGGAACGATCATATGACTCAGGATAGAGTCATAACCCTAGACTGAAGGGGTTAAACCTGAGAAGAAAAGTCGAACGGACAGGTCCACGCGACGCTCGTTCGTAATCTAGCATCGTCGATTCGAAGTACAACCGACGAGGCTAACTTTAAGGGGGCAGAGCGTGATGCATGCGCAGCGTCCGTTTCCGCGAGAAAATTCTGAAAACAGTCCAAGAGGAAAGTCGAACGTGGCACACCGATGGTCCacgcggcactcaacgtgttaaaggtagTAGCTGGAGGTTTCGTCGGGGTGGGAGGATGAACGTGGTGGCCGGGTGGCTCGAGGGGCGGGTTGGCACGTCGACGTGGTGCGAGGTGGGGTACGGCGGGGTGCACGGGCATGAATCGTGGAGCGGGCGGATGGACGGACGGACGCAAACGCTGAAATCAGCTCGGGCGATCGATGCGATAAATGGATGCGTGCGATTGGTAGCCGGGAAAATCGATGATGAACAGGGGGGCACCCTACCTAGCCGCGAAAGCGAGCGAGCACGGCTGCACCGCCGGAGAGGATGGAGCAAAGACCGAAATATCGATTTTTAGGCCCCTACGCGGCGGTTCGATGCTCATATCTGCCCCGTGTCCCGTATCCGCGCGAAGCGCCTTTCAAAACACCAACGACGCGTGCGAGACACACCGTGGCGACGCGGGATCCTGTCCAGGAATTATCGTGCGACTAAATAGACGCGAAGGGGTTATAACACCAGAGTGACGCGGCTTCCCGAGCTTCTGACCGATGTCGTCAGGTAACCCACGTTGACAACGGCTGCGTCCCGGTTCTCGTCGGGAGGCAACATTCCGAAGGGGAAGAGGAGCCAAGCACCGCCTCGGACGCAACGCCAGATTTTCTCGCCCGACTCCGGCCCCGTCGGTTGACGTTCGTGCGACGCAACGGGCAATATCGTGCAATCCCACGGCCGTGTGCCCGCACGACACGGTCGAACTTTGGGAATCGATGGAATACGTGGAAACGCGGCAACGATCCGAGATCCTAGCCTGTTCGGCCTTCGTAATTGTGCGACCGCACGTCGGTGTGTCACGCCGTGAGAAACGTCATTCCCAACCGTGATTATTTTCTGGTGCACAGGGCCGAGGATGTTTTGTGTACGCTGCCCGTCGTCGTCGGACGAACGTCGCTAGATCGAGGCGAGGGTGTGAATAATCAGGGTGGCGGAGGAGACGGTGCGTAATCGTCGTATCGCGTTCGGTGCCGACGTGAACCTCGGCCGCGTTCGAACTCGAACGTTGACAGTTCGACCTGACAGTCGCCGTTGTCGTCGGATGGATCGCCCCGGAGAGTCGcgaggaatatttaaataggGAACGCTCAACGCTGCGGGGTGAATTCGATCGAGGCCGACGGGGATTCTGTCGATCGTTTTCAAAATTCGCACCGGACGAATCGGAAAATCCTATTGGCTCGTCGGTGATCGTACGCGTCGATTATTTGCCATCGATCTACGGAGAGTTCCCTTCGTCAGCGACGGATCGTTCGTCGGCGACGCGGATATAATTACCGACGGTTGTTCTTTCGTTGTTTATTCTTTTGGAATATTTATCGTTTCGATCGATACGCGACGCAGGAATCGCACGAATGCGACGAGAACGCGGGCGACGCAACAGGCTCTATAAGGACGCAAGAGAACCTAAACGGGGACGtgggaaatattaaattgatcattccctttttttctctctctttcatgTGGCACAGAAAAAATGGCTATCGCTGCTTCGGATAATTATCAACTCAAGTGGCACAGCTATGGCGCGCATCTGCACAGCTCTGTTGCGACGTTGCTGCACTCAGAATCCTTCGCGGATGTTTTATTGGCGACATCCTGCGGTCGGCACGTGGCTGCCCATCGATTCGTTCTCGCCGCCTGCTCGTCGTATCTCAGTCACATTTTCCAAACATGCCACTTCGGGGCGAACACGAACGCTCCTATAATCGTGGTACGTATAACGCGTTGGAATTCTTGATGCCCGAGTTCCTGTTGACGAGACAGATGAATGATTACGTTGAACATTGGCGGCGACACTTTTCAGTAATACTCTGATGATCACTGACGTACCGTTATCGTTTCAGGTGTTGCCTACGGAAATCGGTTACCGCACGCTGAAGATCCTGATCCAGTACATGTACAGCGGAGAGGCGACCGTCACAAACGATCAGCTGGAAGGCGTGTTAAAGGCCGGCGACATCCTGCGCGTCCGCGGTTTATGGCGGTCGAACACCGGCAGCAAAAAGGAGAACATCCTGTCGAACAATCAGAAGGTCGACCGGGAGAAGCGGGAACAGCCGCCGTTGACGGGGCAGATTCAGAAGATTAAACTAGTTCAACCGACGGCCGAGAAGATCGTCGAGAATGTACAGCAGACAACGTCGGTGCAGAACAGTGTTCAACAACCACAGAAACCTACCTCAGAGAGAAAGAGCGTCGAGAAGGTCGAGGAGAAGAACACCGAACCGGAGACCAAGAAGGTGTTGGAGGAGAACAAGAATAACGAGCAGAACAAGAATAAGGAGAACATGGAGGCGaacgggaagaaaaaaaaaacgagtaGCAATAGCGACGtagaatccaataaatctaagaGCGAGGACGGCGAAAATGTAAGGCGACCCGTGAACGTGTTGTCGTTTTACGCGGTGGTTCACCTTTTTCTATGTGTATTTCAGACGGAGTTGAACTTGGAGCTTTTAGTGAAAGACGAACCGATCTGGGAGGAGACCATCGATCCGTCTGAATCGTTGACGATAGACCACGAAATTGATATTAAACCTGTACGTGATATATTAGATTATGATTACATTGTAGAAGATACGGTCGATGTCAGAGTTCTGTTCTTTACAGGAGATCGTACATAGcgcggacgaagaagaagagtaTACACCGTTAACGTGTGACATGTGTAGTCAAACGTTTAACCGGCCGTCGGATTGGGTCAGACACATTGAATTTACACACGCCGACATGACCGAAAATCGGAGGAAAAAACGGAAGGTAAATGTTTAAAAGTGTTAATAAGTATTTGTATGTGTGAAACTGTGGTTAAATGTGGATCACTGTTTTCAGGGTGACGTGGATGACGACAGCAAAGATTTTCCACCGTTAAAATGTGACCTTTGTGGTAATATGTATTCAACGCCTCAGGAATGGGTACGTCATATACAAACGGAACACACGGAGGAGCAATTAGCTTTGATGAACAACTCGGCGCCACCTAAACCAAAAAGAGTTCACAGTCATCAGAAATTGTGCAACATATGTCAAAAAGAATTCCCAAGTCATGCGTCGATGGTAATCCACCAAAGAACACATACGGGGGAAAAGCCTTTTCTTTGTTCCTATTGTAAAAAAGGCTTCAACGTGAAAAGTAATTTACTAAGGCATTTAAGGACATTGCATGATAAGTATGTACATCCCAGCTTATACGGGAGTAACGGCAACACAAATGCTTAAGTCTTTATAATTTCTCAAATGTACAACATTCTGTTTCTTCGTTTGTACCACATTTATAAAATGAGCGTCACGTAACATCCTAAATAATACTTTTCAAATTATGCTCGCATACTAACGGAGCAAATCTATATAGATTCGCGACTCTGCGTAAGTGTGTCAAATTGGTCCaaaaaagttaaaaagaaaaaaaaggctATTGAAgagcgcgcgtgcgcgcgcgcgcgacgtattctttgaatattgaaaattgaaagcatAGGCGATATTTCTTGAAAAGTTTCAATGAACAACTCTTGAAATATTTCCGTTCGCGCGCCACATTcgataaatgtatgtatttaatttgaatacgtATTTGTCAACGCATTATTTGAaagattattttagttttaaatttCAGTGCTGTTCCGTTGATAACACGAAAAGCAATATCAGGGCTTTAAAACCAAAGAGGCTGATTACTATTGCCAAAATGTCTTGTTCTGTTGCGACTTTAATTCGTTTTAACATAGAAGATatgaaaaaaagtatttattttaattagaaatttgatttaaacaTGTATGAATAGGAACGACGACGATATACAGGTCTTCGCAGTACGTGCgtgtaaaaataattcatagtTTAAATCAACAtctattgattaatatttaattacttagtGACTATACAAGATCCAAATTGTGTAAGATTTAACTGTATACTTCTAGGCTATTCCATCCATGGTAGCCCTCTTATTCCCTCAGCTCGTAAgctaattatgtatttttatattaaactagCTTATACACAAAAAGGTATAAGAGATAAGATAAAAGTTAAGTAAGAAAACAAACTTGAACTTTCAATTAGGCTAGGATAT belongs to Nomia melanderi isolate GNS246 chromosome 12, iyNomMela1, whole genome shotgun sequence and includes:
- the LOC116424078 gene encoding uncharacterized protein LOC116424078 isoform X1 gives rise to the protein MSSEKMAIAASDNYQLKWHSYGAHLHSSVATLLHSESFADVLLATSCGRHVAAHRFVLAACSSYLSHIFQTCHFGANTNAPIIVVLPTEIGYRTLKILIQYMYSGEATVTNDQLEGVLKAGDILRVRGLWRSNTGSKKENILSNNQKVDREKREQPPLTGQIQKIKLVQPTAEKIVENVQQTTSVQNSVQQPQKPTSERKSVEKVEEKNTEPETKKVLEENKNNEQNKNKENMEANGKKKKTSSNSDVESNKSKSEDGENTELNLELLVKDEPIWEETIDPSESLTIDHEIDIKPEIVHSADEEEEYTPLTCDMCSQTFNRPSDWVRHIEFTHADMTENRRKKRKGDVDDDSKDFPPLKCDLCGNMYSTPQEWVRHIQTEHTEEQLALMNNSAPPKPKRVHSHQKLCNICQKEFPSHASMVIHQRTHTGEKPFLCSYCKKGFNVKSNLLRHLRTLHDKYVHPSLYGSNGNTNA
- the LOC116424078 gene encoding uncharacterized protein LOC116424078 isoform X2; the encoded protein is MAIAASDNYQLKWHSYGAHLHSSVATLLHSESFADVLLATSCGRHVAAHRFVLAACSSYLSHIFQTCHFGANTNAPIIVVLPTEIGYRTLKILIQYMYSGEATVTNDQLEGVLKAGDILRVRGLWRSNTGSKKENILSNNQKVDREKREQPPLTGQIQKIKLVQPTAEKIVENVQQTTSVQNSVQQPQKPTSERKSVEKVEEKNTEPETKKVLEENKNNEQNKNKENMEANGKKKKTSSNSDVESNKSKSEDGENTELNLELLVKDEPIWEETIDPSESLTIDHEIDIKPEIVHSADEEEEYTPLTCDMCSQTFNRPSDWVRHIEFTHADMTENRRKKRKGDVDDDSKDFPPLKCDLCGNMYSTPQEWVRHIQTEHTEEQLALMNNSAPPKPKRVHSHQKLCNICQKEFPSHASMVIHQRTHTGEKPFLCSYCKKGFNVKSNLLRHLRTLHDKYVHPSLYGSNGNTNA
- the app gene encoding palmitoyltransferase app, whose translation is MPHVTRKWELFPGRNRFCCDGRVMMAPQTGVFYVTVCLIAGTSGLFFVFDCPFLAVHITPAIPVVGGLLFIFVMSALLRTSFSDPGVIPRATTDEAAYIEKQIEVPNNGNSKIHRPPPRTKEVLVKGQPVKLKYCFTCKIFRPPRASHCSLCDNCVERFDHHCPWVGNCVGRRNYRYFYAFIVSLAFLCVFILACAITHLIMLTRDGRPFLEAVRLSPGSVVVGVICFFSVWSILGLAGFHTHLTTSNQTTNEDIKGSFSIKVGQGSSNPYSQGNICGNCFYVLCGPAPPSLIDRRGIVTPEYRAEQERVSDDSVITNSKTYNTVEIVQPQTNGTTVQTNPSTELTGSMNNLVTGQHSPQIESINGSTTNSVSQLVTNEVPLASLNIAPIDIDEIAPLPSRQSVVVTSTLDTSSIPSVTVTTPLSASKLRLLQDTTMIESALDLDSLEDASVGRGSQAGLIKMGAV